The window CGTCGTGGCGCAGCGTATCGCGACAGGAAGTGCACAGTGAGCGACGACGTACTCGCCGGAGACGGCATCTGGAGCGACGAATCCGAATGGGAACTCGTCGATTTCGAGGGGGAGCACGAGGGCGAAGAACACCTCGCCATGCCGACCCTGGCCGTGGTCGGCCGCCCGAACGTCGGTAAGTCGACCCTGGTCAACCGTATTCTCGGCCGCCGCGAAGCGGTCGTCGAGGACATCCCCGGCGTCACCCGCGATCGCGTCTCCTACGAGGCGAACTGGGCGGGACGACGCTTCCTGGTGCAGGACACCGGCGGCTGGGAGCCCGACGCCAAGGGCCTGCAGCAGGCGGTGGCCCGGCAGGCCGAACTGGCCATGTCGACCGCGGACGCCATCCTGCTGGTGGTCGACGCCACCGTCGGCGCGACCGCGACCGACGAGGCGGCGGTGAAGAAGCTGCGCCGCTCGAAGATCCCGGTGATCCTGGTCGCCAACAAGGTCGACGACCAACGTGTGGAAGCCGAGGCCGCGACCCTGTGGTCGCTGGGGCTGGGCGAGCCGCGGATGGTCAGCGCCGCGCACGGCCGCGGCACCGGCGATCTGCTCGACGACGTGCTCGCCGTGCTGCCGGAGACTCCGCGCGAGGGCACCGGCGGCACCGGACCGCGTCGCGTGGCGCTGGTCGGCAAGCCGAATGTCGGCAAGTCCAGCCTGCTCAACAAGCTCGCAGGCGACGAGCGTTCGGTCGTCCACGATGTCGCGGGCACCACCGTCGACCCGGTGGACTCGCTGGTCGAACTCGGCGGCAAGATCTGGAAGTTCGTCGACACCGCCGGCCTGCGCCGCAAGGTCACCAATGCCAGCGGCACCGAGTTCTACGCCTCCCTGCGCACCAAGTCGGCGCTGGAGGCCTCCGAGGTCGCGATCATGCTGATCGACGCCTCCCAGCCGATCACCGAGCAGGATCTGCGGGTGATCAGCCTGGTCGCCGATTCCGGCCGGGCGCTGGTGCTGGCGTTCAACAAGTGGGACCTCGTCGACGAGGACCGCAGGTTGCAGCTGGACAAGGAGGTCGACCGCGATCTGGTGCGGGTGCCGTGGGCGCAGCGGGTCAACATCTCCGCGCACACCGGCCGGGCCGTGCAGAAGCTGGTGCCCGCGATGGAGACCGCGCTCGAGTCCTGGGACAAGCGCATCTCCACCGGCCGGTTGAACAACTGGCTCAAGGAGGTCGTGGCCGCGACTCCGCCGCCGATGCGCGGTGGCCGACTGCCGCGCGTGCTGTTCGCGACGCAGGCCTCCACCCGCCCGCCGACGTTCGTGCTGTTCACCACCGGCTTCCTGGAAGCCGGTTACCGCCGGTTCCTGGAGCGGCGGCTGCGTGAGGAGTTCGGTTTCGACGGTTCGCCGGTGCGTATCTCGGTGCGTGTGCGCGAGAAGCGGGATCGCGGCAAGAAGTGAGTTCGGCTCCGGGGTGCGCGATCCGCGCACCCCGGAGCCGAATGTTACAGGGGATTCTTAGGTGAGCTAACGTGTTGGGGGAGTTGCACCAGCAAATGGGCGGGCGAGGTCCTGCTGCGCGAGGCCCACGGACCTGTGCGGTCTGCCGGTCACCGTCTTCCGCTCGGACATGATGTGCGGCACCCGGGAGCGGCTCGGGTGCGGATACTTCCCTCAGGCCGGGATCAGCCCGCGCCGCTCGAGCAGCGGCTCGATGTCCGGCCCGCGTCCGCGCACGGCGGCGAACGCCTCCATCGGATCGACCGACCCGCCGCGGGCGAGGAGTTCACGGCGGAAGATCTCGCCCTTCTCGCGGATCGTGCCCGCGCCGTCGTCGAACCAGCGCACGGTGTCGGCGTCGAGCACTTCGCTCCAGATGTAGGAGTAGTAGCCCGCCGCGTAACCGCCGGAGAAGATGTGCGCGAAGTAGGCCGTGCGGTAGCGCGGCGGGATGGCTTCGACGGCCAGGCCTGCCTCCTGCAGAGCGCGCTGCTCGAATTTATCTGCGTCCCCGGGGTTCTCGCCGGAGGGCAGGCGGTGCCAGGCCCAGTCCAGTCGGGTGGCGGCGAGGTATTCCACGGTGCGGAATCCTTCGCCGAAGCGGGTGGCCGCGCGCATCCGCTCGACCAGCTCGGCGGGGATCGGTTCCCCGGTGTCGATGTGGCGCGCGTAGCGGGACAGGATATCCGGGCGGTCCATCCACATCTCGTTGACCTGGGAGGGGAACTCCACGAAATCGCGAGGAACCTCGGTGCCGGAGAAGAAGGGGTAGCGCACGTCCGAGAACAGGCCGTGCAGGGCGTGGCCGAACTCGTGGAAGAGGGTGCGTACGTTGTCCCAGGTCAGCAGGACGGGCTCGCCGGCGGGCGGCCGGGCGATATTGAGGTTGTTCACCACGACCGCCCGGGTACCCAGCAGGTGCGACTGCGCGACGAGTTCGTTCATCCACGCCCCGCCTCGCTTGGACGGGCGGGCGAAATAGTCGCCGAGGAACAGGCCGAGCGGTGAACCGTCGGCGTCGAACACCTCGAAGACGCGAACGTCCGGGTGGTAGCCGATCAGGTTGTCGCGCTCACGCAACGTGATGCCGTAGACCAGTTCGGCGGCGTGAAAGACACCGTCCCACAGCACCCGCTCCAACTCCAGGTAGGGGCGAAGCGCCGAACCGTCGAAGTGGAACCGCTCGGCGCGAAGCCTTTCCGACCAGTACTGCCAGTCCC is drawn from Nocardia higoensis and contains these coding sequences:
- the der gene encoding ribosome biogenesis GTPase Der, which codes for MSDDVLAGDGIWSDESEWELVDFEGEHEGEEHLAMPTLAVVGRPNVGKSTLVNRILGRREAVVEDIPGVTRDRVSYEANWAGRRFLVQDTGGWEPDAKGLQQAVARQAELAMSTADAILLVVDATVGATATDEAAVKKLRRSKIPVILVANKVDDQRVEAEAATLWSLGLGEPRMVSAAHGRGTGDLLDDVLAVLPETPREGTGGTGPRRVALVGKPNVGKSSLLNKLAGDERSVVHDVAGTTVDPVDSLVELGGKIWKFVDTAGLRRKVTNASGTEFYASLRTKSALEASEVAIMLIDASQPITEQDLRVISLVADSGRALVLAFNKWDLVDEDRRLQLDKEVDRDLVRVPWAQRVNISAHTGRAVQKLVPAMETALESWDKRISTGRLNNWLKEVVAATPPPMRGGRLPRVLFATQASTRPPTFVLFTTGFLEAGYRRFLERRLREEFGFDGSPVRISVRVREKRDRGKK